The following are encoded in a window of Paenibacillus polymyxa genomic DNA:
- a CDS encoding glycoside hydrolase family 1 protein — protein MSTQFPKDFLWGGAVAANQLEGAYQEDGKGWSIQDVTPRGGWGPVTDVPTEDNMKLIGIDFYHHYKEDIKLFAEMGFKVFRTSIAWSRIFPKGDELEPNEKGLQFYDDLFDELHKYGIEPLVTLSHYETPLHLSREYDGWVNRKLVDFYERYATTVFNRYKDKVKYWLTFNEINSILEAPFMSGGISTPKDQLSEQDLYQAIHHELVASARAVKIGHQINPDFKIGCMVLSMPTYPLTPNPDDVIAAMEFDHRNMAFADIHARGQYPGYMKRFFKENGISIHFEPGDAEDLKHTVDFISFSYYMSTCETADEAKKVKGEGNILGGVSNPHLEASEWGWQIDPQGLRYVLNTFYDRFQKPLFIVENGLGAVDELITNEKGEKTVEDDYRINYLNDHLVQVGEAIEDGVEVLGYTSWGCIDLVSASTAQLKKRYGYIYVDRHDDGSGTLERYPKKSFHWYKEVIATNGESLKR, from the coding sequence ATGAGTACACAGTTTCCAAAAGATTTCCTGTGGGGCGGAGCAGTTGCTGCTAATCAGCTCGAAGGCGCTTATCAAGAAGATGGAAAAGGCTGGTCCATTCAGGATGTAACTCCTCGTGGTGGCTGGGGGCCCGTTACGGATGTACCAACAGAAGATAACATGAAGTTGATCGGTATTGATTTTTATCATCATTATAAAGAAGATATCAAACTTTTTGCGGAAATGGGCTTCAAAGTATTCCGTACTTCTATTGCATGGTCACGTATCTTCCCTAAAGGTGACGAACTGGAGCCTAACGAAAAGGGCTTGCAATTTTATGATGATTTGTTTGATGAACTTCACAAATATGGAATTGAGCCACTCGTTACATTATCTCACTATGAAACACCTTTACATTTATCCAGAGAATACGATGGTTGGGTAAACCGTAAGCTTGTTGATTTTTATGAGCGCTATGCTACAACTGTATTTAATCGCTACAAAGATAAAGTTAAATACTGGTTGACTTTCAATGAAATCAACTCCATTCTTGAAGCACCATTCATGAGTGGAGGAATTAGCACACCAAAAGATCAACTTAGTGAGCAAGATCTTTATCAAGCTATTCACCATGAGCTTGTAGCGAGTGCAAGAGCGGTAAAAATCGGTCACCAGATCAACCCTGATTTCAAAATTGGCTGTATGGTGCTGAGTATGCCTACTTATCCGCTAACACCTAATCCAGACGATGTGATTGCTGCGATGGAATTTGATCACAGAAACATGGCATTTGCCGATATTCACGCAAGAGGTCAATACCCTGGTTACATGAAACGATTCTTTAAAGAAAACGGAATTTCTATTCACTTTGAACCAGGTGATGCCGAAGATTTGAAGCATACCGTTGATTTTATCTCGTTCAGCTATTATATGAGTACTTGTGAGACAGCTGACGAAGCTAAAAAAGTCAAAGGTGAAGGTAACATCCTTGGTGGTGTCAGCAATCCGCATCTCGAGGCAAGTGAGTGGGGCTGGCAAATTGATCCGCAAGGTCTGCGTTATGTACTGAATACGTTCTATGATCGCTTCCAAAAACCACTGTTCATCGTTGAAAATGGCCTGGGCGCCGTTGATGAACTAATCACGAATGAAAAAGGCGAAAAAACGGTTGAGGATGACTACCGAATCAACTACCTGAATGATCATTTGGTTCAAGTTGGAGAAGCTATTGAGGACGGAGTAGAGGTTTTGGGCTATACGTCTTGGGGATGTATTGACCTTGTCAGCGCTTCGACCGCTCAGCTTAAAAAACGTTATGGCTACATTTACGTAGACCGTCATGATGATGGCAGCGGTACACTTGAGAGATATCCGAAGAAATCGTTCCATTGGTACAAAGAAGTTATTGCTACGAACGGTGAAAGCTTGAAACGTTAA
- a CDS encoding VOC family protein, whose protein sequence is MKIEHVAIWVRDLEKMKSFYEQYFDGKSNDKYYNATKGFESYFITFEDGARLEVMRKTGVDHSPQINITGWAHVAFSVGSKARVNEKTEQLMHAGYEVVGQPRLTGDGYYESVIKDPEGNLVEISM, encoded by the coding sequence ATGAAGATTGAGCATGTAGCGATCTGGGTGAGAGACTTAGAAAAGATGAAAAGCTTTTACGAGCAATATTTTGATGGAAAATCTAACGATAAATATTATAACGCTACAAAAGGATTTGAGTCCTATTTTATCACCTTTGAGGATGGAGCAAGGTTAGAGGTTATGCGTAAAACGGGAGTAGATCATTCACCACAGATAAATATTACGGGCTGGGCTCATGTGGCATTTTCCGTTGGAAGTAAAGCTCGGGTGAATGAAAAGACAGAGCAGCTCATGCATGCAGGATATGAAGTTGTGGGTCAGCCAAGATTGACAGGTGACGGCTATTATGAAAGCGTAATTAAAGATCCAGAAGGTAATTTGGTGGAAATTTCAATGTGA
- a CDS encoding maltose acetyltransferase domain-containing protein, whose protein sequence is MIEERLYAKSLCHEYNQLHPRNIEERETLIKTLLGKTTDRMLPNKRTFLHRFVQGIMQ, encoded by the coding sequence TTGATTGAAGAACGTTTATACGCCAAAAGTCTCTGCCACGAATATAATCAACTTCATCCTAGAAATATCGAAGAACGAGAAACACTCATCAAAACTTTACTTGGGAAGACAACTGATAGAATGTTACCAAATAAAAGAACATTTTTGCACAGATTTGTTCAGGGAATAATGCAATAA
- the yfcE gene encoding phosphodiesterase — protein MKLMFISDIHGSLHWLQLALEKYREEKADRLILLGDYMYHGPRNPLPEGYNPAEVAALLNKYKSHIAVSVRGNCDAEVDQMLLEFPMMGDYALLHHEGRRIYVTHGHGFSIGNLPPLEAGDVFIQGHTHIPVADVENGVFILNPGSISLPKENYPSSYGVLEGAQFTVKDIDGNTVKAITFSN, from the coding sequence ATGAAATTGATGTTTATATCAGATATTCACGGCTCATTACACTGGTTGCAATTGGCACTGGAAAAGTACAGGGAGGAGAAAGCCGATCGTCTTATTCTGCTCGGAGATTATATGTACCACGGACCACGTAATCCGTTACCAGAAGGGTATAATCCGGCAGAAGTGGCAGCTCTGCTGAATAAGTACAAGTCCCATATTGCGGTTTCTGTGCGCGGGAATTGCGATGCAGAGGTGGATCAGATGCTACTGGAGTTTCCTATGATGGGTGATTATGCTTTGTTGCACCATGAAGGACGGCGAATCTATGTTACGCACGGACATGGCTTTAGTATCGGAAATTTACCACCGCTGGAAGCGGGAGATGTGTTCATCCAGGGACATACTCATATTCCGGTAGCGGATGTGGAAAATGGGGTCTTTATACTGAACCCCGGTTCGATCTCGCTGCCAAAAGAAAACTACCCATCCTCTTACGGTGTGCTGGAGGGAGCACAATTCACTGTGAAGGATATTGATGGGAATACGGTGAAAGCAATCACCTTTTCAAACTAA
- a CDS encoding agmatine deiminase family protein, with amino-acid sequence MQIKDSHYKMPPEWAPHERTYISWPVKSSMVYPDMHADVCKGYAGIVRAMAEFEPVTVVVNPDDLESVKALELGERVELLPIEHSDAWLRDNGPTFLTDEHGQLAGVNWKFNAWGGKYAPWDLDDQVAPQILDQLGVPRFDAPLVMEGGSLHVDGEGTLITTEECLLNPNRNPELSREEIERYVCEYTGVEKIIWLKRGLSGDETDGHVDNIACFAAPGKVIMQVCDDPEDENYEITQENLRILEQATDAQGRKLEVIRIGQPPRVDYEDSRLTLSYINFYFVNGGIILPVFGGTAAKSDLAAEQVLANVFPDRTIRTVDGMAVIREGGNVHCTTQQMPAVKR; translated from the coding sequence ATGCAAATTAAGGATTCACATTATAAGATGCCGCCTGAATGGGCGCCACATGAACGCACGTATATTTCTTGGCCTGTAAAATCTTCAATGGTTTACCCAGATATGCATGCTGATGTATGCAAGGGGTATGCCGGAATTGTACGCGCCATGGCGGAATTTGAACCAGTTACTGTGGTCGTAAATCCGGATGATCTGGAGAGCGTTAAGGCGCTTGAACTTGGGGAACGGGTAGAACTGCTGCCGATTGAGCACAGCGATGCGTGGCTGCGTGACAACGGCCCTACTTTTCTCACAGACGAGCATGGTCAATTGGCAGGTGTAAACTGGAAGTTTAACGCCTGGGGCGGCAAATACGCTCCATGGGATCTAGATGACCAGGTTGCGCCGCAAATTTTGGACCAACTTGGAGTTCCACGGTTTGATGCACCGCTGGTGATGGAAGGCGGCTCACTGCACGTAGACGGCGAAGGCACACTGATTACAACCGAAGAGTGTTTGCTCAATCCCAACCGAAATCCGGAATTAAGCAGAGAAGAAATTGAACGGTATGTATGTGAGTATACAGGTGTAGAGAAAATAATATGGCTAAAACGTGGTCTTAGTGGCGACGAAACAGATGGCCATGTGGACAATATTGCTTGCTTTGCAGCTCCTGGCAAGGTCATTATGCAAGTATGTGATGATCCTGAGGATGAAAATTACGAAATCACGCAGGAAAATCTGCGTATTTTGGAGCAAGCAACGGATGCCCAAGGCCGTAAGCTGGAAGTGATTCGGATCGGTCAGCCGCCGCGCGTGGATTATGAAGATAGCCGATTGACACTGAGCTATATTAACTTCTACTTTGTGAATGGCGGCATTATTTTGCCGGTGTTTGGCGGTACTGCCGCTAAGAGCGATCTTGCAGCTGAGCAAGTGCTGGCAAATGTATTTCCAGATCGCACCATTCGTACTGTAGACGGTATGGCGGTCATCCGTGAAGGCGGTAACGTGCACTGTACGACCCAGCAGATGCCTGCTGTAAAGCGTTGA
- the aguB gene encoding N-carbamoylputrescine amidase: MRKVKVAATQMSCSTNIEENISKAEKLVREAAAQGAQIILLQELFETPYFCQKEKSDYYSYATELEHNKAVNHFKKIAKELQVVLPISFYEKKNYARYNSLAVIDADGEVLGKYRKSHIPDGPGYEEKFYFNPGDTGFKVWNTRYAKIGVGVCWDQWYPEAARCMALMGAELLFYPTAIGSEPQDSAIDSKDHWQTCMLGHAASNLIPVIASNRIGTETDEDSSITFYGSSFIAGHQGNKIAEAGRTDEEVLTAEFDLDELEVGRIEWGIFRDRRPELYNMIATYDGDLKV, translated from the coding sequence GTGAGAAAAGTAAAAGTGGCTGCAACTCAAATGAGCTGCTCTACCAATATCGAAGAAAATATTAGTAAAGCAGAGAAGTTAGTACGTGAAGCGGCAGCGCAGGGCGCACAAATTATTTTGCTGCAAGAGTTGTTCGAGACTCCATATTTCTGTCAGAAGGAAAAGTCTGATTATTATTCATATGCAACTGAGCTGGAGCACAACAAGGCGGTTAACCATTTTAAGAAGATCGCCAAGGAATTACAGGTTGTGCTGCCCATCAGTTTTTATGAAAAGAAAAACTACGCGCGCTACAACAGTCTTGCTGTCATTGACGCGGACGGTGAAGTGTTGGGTAAATATCGTAAAAGCCATATTCCGGACGGTCCTGGGTATGAGGAAAAATTTTATTTTAATCCGGGCGATACCGGTTTTAAAGTATGGAATACACGTTATGCCAAAATTGGGGTAGGCGTGTGCTGGGATCAATGGTACCCTGAGGCGGCCCGCTGTATGGCGCTCATGGGCGCAGAACTTTTGTTCTATCCGACAGCTATTGGCTCGGAACCGCAGGACTCTGCCATTGATTCCAAGGATCACTGGCAGACCTGTATGCTGGGTCATGCGGCTTCCAATCTGATTCCAGTCATTGCTTCCAATCGGATTGGAACTGAAACAGACGAGGACTCCAGTATTACATTCTACGGTTCTTCCTTTATTGCCGGACATCAAGGTAACAAGATCGCAGAAGCGGGTCGTACCGATGAGGAAGTGCTTACTGCTGAATTTGATCTGGATGAGCTGGAAGTAGGACGGATTGAATGGGGCATTTTCCGTGACCGTCGTCCTGAACTGTACAATATGATTGCCACCTATGATGGTGATTTAAAAGTATAA
- a CDS encoding NAD(P)/FAD-dependent oxidoreductase — protein MNHYPAIFEPLTIRRMTLKNRIVMPPMGTNFAAMDGSFVQDHIDYYVQRAKGGTGLITVENVCLDFPMGTNGTTQLRMDNDQFIPGLFRLTEALHSYGACVSVQINHAGASAYAGRLNGVQPVSSSNIPSKKGGAIPRPLQKEEIYAIVRKYGEAAGRAQRAGFDCVEIHAGHSYLLSQFLSPMYNKRTDEFGGSAENRTRFARLVIDEIRSVVGPFFPICLRFSAEEFTEGGNTLEDTLELLEYLNDEVDILNVSAALNDSIQFQIDGMNLPDGWRSYMAKAVKEKFGKITMTSGNIRSPQAAQHILERGDADLLAMGRGLIAEPNWVLKVQNGYEHLLRKCISCNIGCADHRISKSKPICCTVNPDLFKEAEYRKQRVKNNVQVVVIGGGTAGMEAACTAAEVGCKVTLFEEKPELGGLARDIARLPDKTRINDFPDYLIQRTKQLTNLNIVTGARADLAMISALNPDIIVNATGATPLLPPIAGLHEQLGKPGTKVFSIFDLLHNMEKFQEFEGKRIAVVGGGAVGLDVVEYYAERGAQEVSIIEMMPLLGKDLDMITRISMMKMVEEREVNVHTETALTEVCSDRFKVKHGEQEFEIPFDLGFVCLGMRSHSPLMDSLLEYGKEHQVEVINIGDSKQARRIIDGTREGRNILKTIQRVDEFKHEFSYSY, from the coding sequence ATGAACCACTATCCTGCTATCTTTGAACCTCTAACCATACGACGCATGACCTTGAAAAATCGGATTGTTATGCCCCCGATGGGAACTAACTTTGCTGCCATGGACGGAAGCTTTGTTCAGGATCATATTGACTATTACGTGCAACGGGCCAAAGGTGGTACCGGCTTGATAACAGTAGAAAATGTTTGTCTGGATTTCCCAATGGGTACGAACGGAACAACCCAGCTGCGTATGGATAACGATCAGTTTATTCCCGGACTATTTAGATTAACAGAAGCCCTGCACTCTTATGGAGCTTGTGTTTCTGTACAAATTAACCATGCGGGTGCTTCGGCTTATGCGGGACGACTGAACGGAGTTCAGCCTGTATCTTCTTCGAATATTCCTTCTAAAAAGGGCGGAGCCATTCCAAGACCTCTGCAAAAAGAAGAAATTTACGCCATTGTGCGCAAATACGGAGAAGCAGCGGGAAGAGCGCAACGAGCAGGATTTGACTGTGTTGAAATTCATGCGGGACACTCCTACTTGCTGAGTCAGTTTCTTTCGCCGATGTATAATAAACGCACGGATGAATTTGGCGGAAGCGCAGAAAACCGTACCCGTTTTGCCAGATTAGTCATTGATGAAATTCGTTCAGTGGTGGGCCCATTTTTCCCTATTTGCTTACGGTTTAGCGCGGAAGAGTTCACAGAAGGTGGGAACACACTGGAAGATACACTCGAGTTATTGGAGTATCTTAATGATGAGGTAGATATTCTGAACGTTTCTGCTGCTCTGAACGATTCCATCCAGTTCCAGATTGACGGGATGAACTTGCCGGATGGTTGGCGCTCATATATGGCCAAAGCGGTAAAAGAAAAATTCGGGAAGATCACGATGACCTCAGGTAATATTCGGAGCCCACAGGCTGCGCAGCATATTTTGGAGAGAGGTGACGCTGATCTTCTGGCAATGGGTAGAGGCTTGATTGCAGAACCGAACTGGGTGCTTAAAGTGCAAAACGGCTACGAACATTTGCTTAGAAAATGCATCTCTTGCAACATTGGTTGTGCGGATCATCGTATCTCCAAAAGTAAACCGATTTGCTGTACGGTAAATCCGGATCTGTTCAAAGAAGCTGAATACCGGAAACAACGAGTTAAGAACAATGTTCAGGTTGTTGTTATTGGTGGTGGGACCGCTGGTATGGAAGCTGCATGTACGGCAGCCGAAGTAGGCTGTAAAGTAACCCTCTTTGAGGAAAAACCAGAGTTGGGCGGCTTGGCTCGTGATATTGCCCGCCTGCCAGACAAAACACGCATCAATGATTTCCCTGATTATCTGATTCAGCGTACCAAACAGTTAACCAATCTGAACATTGTAACAGGGGCCCGAGCCGATTTGGCGATGATTAGTGCTCTGAATCCTGATATTATTGTCAATGCGACGGGGGCCACACCACTTCTTCCGCCCATTGCAGGTTTACATGAGCAACTGGGTAAACCAGGTACAAAAGTGTTCTCCATCTTTGATCTTTTGCACAACATGGAGAAATTCCAGGAATTTGAAGGTAAACGCATTGCTGTAGTTGGCGGTGGAGCCGTGGGACTGGATGTCGTCGAATATTATGCAGAGCGTGGAGCACAAGAGGTTTCTATTATTGAGATGATGCCGTTACTGGGTAAAGACCTGGATATGATTACTCGGATTTCCATGATGAAAATGGTAGAGGAGCGGGAAGTGAACGTCCATACGGAAACAGCTTTGACAGAAGTGTGTAGCGACCGCTTCAAAGTAAAGCATGGAGAACAGGAGTTTGAGATTCCTTTTGATCTTGGATTCGTATGCTTGGGTATGCGTTCACACAGTCCGCTGATGGACAGCTTGCTCGAATATGGTAAAGAACATCAAGTAGAAGTTATTAATATCGGGGATAGTAAACAAGCTCGTCGTATTATTGATGGCACACGTGAAGGTCGAAATATTCTGAAAACCATTCAACGGGTAGACGAATTTAAACATGAGTTTTCTTATTCTTACTGA
- a CDS encoding aminoglycoside phosphotransferase family protein — protein MNQLFSEIPGASRWSHVEEIHRGWSSDKKYYIQTTDGRDLLLRMADMVHYDKKKREFEAVTKLNHVENLFMSRPLEFGICHDGQSVYSLFTWIEGKDAEEIIHTLTAAQQYQLGVQAGDALKKMHEIHAEQDRVPWAEHYNGKINRYITNYKSCGIPLKGADQAISFIEQNRQLLENRPQTFQHGDYHVGNMVVTPSGELGIIDFNRMDYGDPWEEFNRITWCAVLSPLFASGRIHGYFNNHVPDLFFRLMALYIASNQLSSVHWAIPFGKKEVDDMVQRAEEVLEAYDYFQTYIPKWYVPSYRDL, from the coding sequence GTGAATCAACTCTTTAGTGAAATACCGGGTGCCAGCAGGTGGAGCCACGTGGAAGAAATTCATAGAGGCTGGTCCAGTGACAAAAAATATTATATTCAAACCACTGACGGTAGGGACTTGCTGCTAAGAATGGCGGATATGGTTCATTATGATAAAAAAAAGCGCGAGTTTGAAGCTGTAACAAAGCTGAACCACGTGGAGAATCTGTTCATGTCCCGGCCGCTTGAATTTGGGATTTGTCATGATGGTCAATCTGTATATTCCCTGTTCACCTGGATCGAAGGGAAAGATGCTGAAGAGATTATCCATACGTTGACCGCAGCACAACAGTATCAACTCGGGGTTCAAGCAGGAGATGCATTGAAAAAAATGCATGAGATTCATGCGGAGCAAGATCGAGTCCCATGGGCTGAACATTATAATGGAAAAATAAACAGATATATTACAAACTATAAGTCATGCGGTATTCCCCTAAAGGGAGCAGATCAAGCCATAAGCTTTATTGAGCAAAATCGTCAGCTATTAGAAAATCGTCCCCAGACTTTTCAGCATGGGGATTATCATGTGGGCAATATGGTGGTTACCCCATCCGGTGAGCTGGGTATCATCGATTTTAATAGAATGGATTATGGTGATCCTTGGGAGGAATTCAATAGAATTACCTGGTGTGCAGTATTAAGTCCTTTATTCGCTTCGGGCCGTATCCACGGTTATTTTAATAACCATGTACCTGATTTATTTTTTAGATTAATGGCTCTGTATATTGCAAGCAATCAGCTTTCATCGGTTCACTGGGCCATTCCATTTGGCAAAAAAGAGGTGGACGATATGGTGCAACGAGCTGAAGAGGTTTTGGAAGCGTATGATTACTTTCAAACCTATATACCGAAATGGTATGTGCCCAGTTACCGAGACTTGTAA
- a CDS encoding Imm63 family immunity protein, giving the protein MKKIYSEQEIIDMTIKLLEQTSIYEEQYEQYVRRPFRTDFYDDLSPYVQVGKRGYTLQMYERGIQMLNKLTKDVEDVIYWIIEDTIHIIAHLNLLRKYKVDNINTHLKYTKEIMKELTTVMNKAFYEIGGIYQEWHEANRRGELENPLK; this is encoded by the coding sequence ATGAAAAAAATATACAGTGAACAAGAAATCATAGATATGACTATTAAGCTGCTTGAACAAACTTCAATATATGAAGAACAGTATGAGCAATATGTAAGACGACCTTTCCGTACGGATTTTTATGATGATCTTAGTCCGTATGTGCAAGTAGGCAAGCGGGGTTATACGCTCCAGATGTATGAAAGAGGCATACAGATGCTAAACAAGCTTACGAAAGATGTAGAGGATGTGATTTATTGGATTATCGAAGATACGATTCACATCATTGCTCATCTAAATCTGCTTCGCAAATATAAAGTGGATAACATAAATACTCATTTAAAATATACCAAGGAGATCATGAAGGAGCTGACAACTGTAATGAACAAAGCCTTTTATGAAATTGGAGGAATCTATCAGGAATGGCATGAAGCAAATAGAAGAGGGGAGCTGGAGAACCCATTAAAGTAA